A window of the Nyctibius grandis isolate bNycGra1 chromosome 9, bNycGra1.pri, whole genome shotgun sequence genome harbors these coding sequences:
- the CYTIP gene encoding cytohesin-interacting protein: MALRRLIQQNHTANLAGAGGEPVDSRRIQHLASTVGTLPRGRRQLALTRSSSLGDPSRPQRHLVAILKEDKETFGFEIQTIRFPHQNGYSLEVCTCVCKIEEESPAHLSGLQTGDILAGINGVNTDGFSHKQIVDLIKSSGNYLRLETVNGAMFLRKMELETKLQLLKQTLQQKCLELRALLAQEQRLLHGQVADSTLLGEPSSPGGCGTPGPLLVTAPRFSSESSSRSQLSSVTADSEDSCYQSGAFEDSAAESLSRQSSVDDDCFLPRDGDGGARRSSLRRNRSISLASSGSMSPLWEGSGFSSSFGTLPRKSRRPSVRKQLLKFIPGLHRAVEEEESRVSRCTCRP, encoded by the exons ATGGCTCTGAGGCGGCTCATCCAGCAGAACCACACCGCCAACCTCGCGGGCGCCGGCGGGGAGCCGGTGGACAGCCGGCGGATCCAGCACCTGGCCAGCACGGTGGGGACGCTGCCCCGCGGGCGCAGGCAG CTTGCCTTAACTAGATCCAGCTCCTTGGGCGACCCTTCCAGGCCACAAAG ACACCTCGTTGCTAtattaaaagaagataaagagaCGTTTGGGTTTGAAATCCAG ACTATTAGATTTCCACACCAAAATGGTTACTCCCTAGAGGTATGCACTTGCGTCTGCAAAATTGAAGAAGAAAGTCCTGCTCATCTTTCTGGCCTTCAAACTG GTGACATTCTCGCCGGTATCAATGGTGTGAACACGGATGGTTTTAGTCACAAGCAAATAGTCGACTTGATAAAGTCTTCAGGGAACTATTTAAG GTTAGAGACTGTCAACGGGGCCATGTTTCTGCGGAAAATGGAGCTCGAGAccaagctgcagctgctgaag CAAACTCTGCAGCAGAAGTGTCTGGAGCTGCGCGCCCTGCTCGCACAGGAACAGCGCTTGCTGCACG GGCAGGTGGCTGACAGCACGCTGCTGGGCGAGCCCAGCTCGCCCGGGGGCTGTGGCACGCCAGGACCCCTCCTCGTGACGGCACCTCGCTTCTCCAGCGAGAGCAGCTCCCGCAGCCAGCTGAGCTCCGTGACCGCGGACAGCGAGGACAGCTGCTACCAGAGCGGAGCCTTCGAGGACTCGGCTGCCGAGAGCCTGAGCCGCCAGTCCAGCGTGGACGACGACTGCTTCCTCCCCCGGGACGGGGACGGCGGTGCCCGGCGGTCCTCGCTCCGGAGGAACCGCAGCATCAGCCTGGCCAGCAGCGGGTCCATGTCCCCGCTCTGGGAGGGGAGCGGCTTCTCCAGCAGTTTTGGGACCCTCCCGCGGAAGAGCAGGAGACCCAGTGTCCGAAAGCAGCTTTTGAAATTCATTCCAGGCCTTCACCGGGcagtggaagaggaagagagtcGGGTGTCACGTTGCACGTGTCGCCCTTGA